GCGGCGAGGCCGACGCCAGACGGGCGAGGACCAGATCGGCCAGCGCCTGCGCCACATCCACCGGCGTCACCGCCTGCAGGCCGCGCCATGCCGGCATGCTGTTGACCTCCAGCACCAGGAACCGGCCGTCGGGCGCGCGGATCACGTCCACCCCGGCATAGTCGGCGCCGACGGCGGCGGCGGCGGCCACAGCCAGATCGCCCAGCACGCCGCCCGGACTGGCCGGATGACAGCGCGCCCCCTGTTTGACGTTGGTGATCCAGTGATCGCCCTGACGCACCATGGCGGCGAGCGGACGCCCGTCCACCACGAAGACGCGCCAGTCGAACCAGCCGCCATCGGCCGCACCGACATACTCCTGCAGGTGATAGACGCCGGCGATCTCCTCCGGGCCGGGCAGACCCATGCCGGGATCCAGCCGGCGCAGCCCCTTGCCCTGCGACCCGAACAGCGGCTTCAACACCGCCGCGCGGCCGTCGGCATGGAGGGCGGCCAGGATGGAGGACGCCTGGACGGGGTCGGCGACGGTCCAGGTCCGCGGGGTCGGAACCCCGGCCGCGGCCAGCCGGAAGGCGGTGGCGCTCTTGTCGACGCAGCGCTCGATGGCCGCGGGACCGTTGGCCACGACAAGTCCGCAATGGGACAGCGCGTGTAGCACGCCCAGCCGCACCGTCACCTCCTCGAAGCTGCCGGCGGAGATGGTGCGGACCAGACAGGCGTCGGGCAGGGCGCCATCGAAGCCCGGCACCACCGGCCCGTCCGGTCCGAAGCCGCAGGCGCCGAGCGACACCGGGACCGCCCTCGCGCCCCGGCGGGCGAAAGCGGCGGTCAGCCGCCGGGTGTGCCAGTCGGCGCCGTCCACGAAGATGGCGATGCGGGTCCGTCCCATCGTCCGGCCCCTAGCCGCCGATGCCGAAGGAACGGTCGAGCAGAGCCGGAGCCAATGCCCCGGCAGTGAAGCTCCGCCCGCTCTCGAAGGCGGTGACGATCACGCGGGCCGGGCTGAACAGCATCGGGTCGATCTTGAAGAAGTCGAAGCCGCTGGCCGCGAACAGGTCGGCGAAGGGGCGCCCGTAGTCGGCGGAGGCCGAGCTGGGCAGTCGGGCGGCCAGATCGGCCGCGTCGTCGTCCGGCCCGTCGACCAGCAGATGGACGGTGCCGCCGAACAGGATGGCGTCGTTGGTCCGGCCCATCGCCTGGACGAAATCGCGGCCCGGCGGCGGCAACGGTGCGCAGCCCACGCCGTCGCGCACCCGCTCCAGCGGGAAATGCAGGGCGTGCAGCTTGTGCAGCCCCACCTCCAGCACGCGG
Above is a genomic segment from Azospirillum humicireducens containing:
- a CDS encoding ATP-grasp domain-containing protein — encoded protein: MGRTRIAIFVDGADWHTRRLTAAFARRGARAVPVSLGACGFGPDGPVVPGFDGALPDACLVRTISAGSFEEVTVRLGVLHALSHCGLVVANGPAAIERCVDKSATAFRLAAAGVPTPRTWTVADPVQASSILAALHADGRAAVLKPLFGSQGKGLRRLDPGMGLPGPEEIAGVYHLQEYVGAADGGWFDWRVFVVDGRPLAAMVRQGDHWITNVKQGARCHPASPGGVLGDLAVAAAAAVGADYAGVDVIRAPDGRFLVLEVNSMPAWRGLQAVTPVDVAQALADLVLARLASASPLSVDARRAG